The Alteromonas macleodii ATCC 27126 genome segment TGCCCGTCGCTCTACGCAGCACAGCGACTAATATTTCGCTTTTTTATCAGCTTTTTAACGCATAAACGCTATTATTTAACGGTAACAGGGTGACGATATTAAGCTCTAACGAAAAAATAAAAGCGTTTTGCAAACGTTTGCATTTTTATTTTCTTACGACTACACTCCTGCATAATTCAGTTAACAGAGTGTTTACACATGTCCCGATTCATGGTCATTGCAGCCGTTGCCATTAGCTACTACGTATTTGCCATACTACTTAACAGTGTGGGTACTGTTATTCTGCAATCGATCAATAGCTTCGACATTAGTAAGCCAGAGGCAAGCACATTAGAAGGCTTTAAAGATCTCTCTATTGCTATTGTCTCGTTCCTAGTGGCCAGCTCCATTCCAAGAGTTGGCTACAAGCTTTCAATGTTACTTGGGTTAGCATTAGTGGCCGTTGCCTGTGCGCTGACGCCTTCTATCGCAAGTTTCTGGTTCATTAAAGTGTTGTTTGCCTGCATAGGTACTGCATTTGCGCTAGTGAAAGTGTCGGTGTACGCCATTATTGGGCAGCTGTCGTCTACCACTAAAGCGCACTCATCGTTAATGAACACCATTGAAGGTATTTTTATGTTGGGCGTGTTGTCTGGCTACTGGGTGTTCGCTGGGTTTATCGACCCCAATAACGATGCTTCTTTATCTTGGCTGAACGTTTACTACTTACTAGCTGCGCTGGTTGGTTTTACGTTAATCGTTGTGGCATTGGCTCCTATAAAGCCTGTGGAAAAAGCGCAATCAGAAGGCCTTGCAAGCGAGTTCTTCAGCATGCTGAAATTGGCGTATAAGCCTTTAGTGCTGGTGTTTATCTTCTCTATTTTCTTATACGTGTTAATAGAGCAGGGCATAGGTTCGTGGCTGCCAACTTTTAACAAAGAGGTGCTGGGCTTACCTACTCAAGTCAGCATTCAAATAACCAGTATCTTTGCGATAGCGCTGGCCGTTGGGCGCTTAACTGCGGGCGCAGTACTTACGCGAATGAACTGGTATCCCTTCTTAAATATCTGTTTGGCGGGTATGGCTACGGTAATGCTACTAAGCTTACCGCTTGCCGAAAACGTGGCTGACAGCACAATAGCCAGCTGGGCTGATGCACCAATAGCTGCGTTCCTTATTCCATTAATTGGATTGATGATGGCGCCTATTTACCCTGTATTAAACTCGGTAATGCTAAGCGCGCTCCCTCAACATCAACATGCACCTATGACAGGGCTAATTGTTGTATTTTCGGCTCTTGGGGGAACCACAGGTTCTATCGTGACTGGGTTTATTTTCGACGCAGTAGGGGGCCAACAAGCATTTTATCTATCGCTTATTCCAATCGGTGCATTAGTGGTAACCCTATTCTTCTTTAAACGAGCGTCTTCTTCTCTATCGCCTAAAGGTGCGCAGTAACTATGAGTTCTTCTTCACACAACTGGCGCGACAGCTTGTCGTTTTTTGCCAGCGACCTGTTTAAACATGTGCAAATGGCACAGCTATTCCCAGACAGCAAAACCTTCGCTGACGCTATTGTTATAACCGATCTCAATACCGTTTTAGCGGCTTATGAACAAGCGTGTTTAGATGCTGAGAAAAGCGGCGAAGCAGTAGACTTAGCTACGTTTGTTAATACCCATTTCGATATTCCAGAAATGATTAGCGCAACATCGCAAACCAAGTTTGAAAATGTAGCCGATTATATTGAGCATATGTGGCAGGTGCTAACGCGTACCCCCGACACTGAGCAGAAAGACAGCTTAATAGCGCTTACCCGCCCATACATAGTGCCGGGTGGACGCTTTCGCGAAATCTATTACTGGGATACATATTTTACCGCGTTAGGTCTAATTGACGCGGGGCGCACCGACATGGCAATTAACATGTTGGTGAACTTTGTAGATATTTTAAATGAAGTAGGCTGCATTCCTAATGGCAACCGCGCCTATTACTACTCTCGCAGTCAGCCTCCTATTTTGGCGTTGTTTTATAATTTGCTTAAAGACGCACTAAGCGACCAGCAAAAAGAATACGTTATCTGGGGCTTAAAGAAAGAATACCAGTTTTGGATGAATGAAGCGGGCGAGAACGCGTCACAGAAGGGCGTAGCACAACTGCGCACGGTTACCATGCCGTGTGGCGCTACACTTAATCGTTACTTCGACACCGAGCCTACGCCTCGCCCTGAGTCTTATCGAGAAGACATAGAAACAGCAGAGCACATAGGCGCTGACAAAAGTCAGTTTTACCAGCATGTTCGCGCGGCTTGCGAATCGGGTTGGGACTTTAGTTCGCGCTGGCTAGCTAATCCCAATTCACTAGCAAGTATTCGTACAACTGAAATTATTCCCGTAGATTTAAATGCGCTTTTAGTAACGCTTGAACAAACTCTGGCAAGCGTGACTAAAGGTGCCGAGCAAGCGCGCTACAGTGAGGCATCTACAGCGAGAATTAACGCAATAAACACCTATTTGTTTAATGCTGAAAAGGCGGGCTATTTTGACTATCACTTCCCCACACAAACTCAAACCGATGTAGTGTCAGCGGCTATGTGTGTGCCGTTGTTCGTTGGTATTGCAAATGAACAACAGGCAGAGGGAGTGCGCGCCGCGGTAATGAATACCTTGCTAAAAGAAGGTGGCGTGGTAACTACTTCAAACGCTACGTCGCAACAATGGGATGCGCCAAATGGCTGGGCACCGCTTCAACTGTTTGCCGTTGAAGGGCTGCGCAACTATGGGTTTGAAATGCAGGCTCAAACCATCATGCTGCGCTTTTGTAAAACCATTGAGCGTCACTTTGCATCAAGCGGTGTGCTACTTGAAAAGTACAATGTGTGCGAACCGGATATAAAAGCAGGTGGCGGTGAATACGACGTACAGCTAGGTTTCGGGTGGACCAATGGCGTGTATACCCGTTTTCAGACATATCTGAACCAGTAAACACGCTTCGGTTAAAACAAAAACGCGCGGTACCTTAACAACGGGCCGCGCGTTTTTGATTGTGTAGATATTAATTGTCGCCTGAGCGGTTACCCATATCAATCGACATGGCAATATCATCGAGTATGTCGTTTAGCCCAGTAATTTTCTCGTTAGCAATAAATACGCTCATCTGCGACTCAACCACGATATGGTCGGAAGTGGCATCGTTTTCAAAGGTATTGTCTAACGCGCTCTGTACGCGGTCGAAAAACTGTCGCGCACTTCGTTCTTCAATATTGTGCAGACATAAAATAAATTGCTCGGTACCAAATCGCCCTAGAATATCGTTACCGCGGGTAACATTTTGAAGCGTTTGTGCAATTTGTCGTAATACTAAATCACCTTTTGTTGACCCCATTTTCCGCGTTATTTCACGCAGGTTGCTAATGTCGAATATAGCAATGGCAATGGCCCGGCCTTTTTTCGGCGCATCAAGCTTGTTAATGCGGGCTATCGCCGAATTCGCATTAAGCAGCAGGGTAACGGGATCGATGGCTTTGCGAGCAAGGTGCTTTCTACGAAGTACGTAGCCAGTAATACCACTTACCAGAAGAAAAATAACAATAGCGGTATACAGCGTGTTCTTTCGTTGCTGTTCCGCTTGTTCAATCGCAGATTCCAAATCATAAATGCGGGTATACAAGTTAGCTGCACCAATAATTAAGGCCGAGTCTTGAGTAACTTCACGGCGCTTAGTCACTTCTTTAGAATAAATCTCGTGCGCTTCTTTCGCCTTAGCTAAGTCCTGCAGTGCGATATACATGGATACGTTGAAGCTAAGGTAATCCAAATTTGAACGAAAGACCGGCGGTATCGCGTCATCATTTAACGCTTCAATACCTGATATATACTGCTTAATGCAGGTGAGATCGTTGTCATGTAAGCAAATCTCAGCTTTGTGCCAGTTAACAAGAAGTTCGCCTAACGAACTCGAGATGTTCGAAGACGCTTTTTCTAAATCGGGAAGGGTGTAGGTAAGTCGGTTGTAGTTTTCTGTTTTTCTATAGTAAATAGACAGTGCATACTGATACAAGAAGTTGGTTAGCGGTGTGTCTATTTCGCTATTAAGTACACCTAGTTCTAAAATGCCCTGATAGGCTCTGTCGGTTTGGCCGCTACTTAACAGCGATACAATAGCACTAATAAGAATACTTACCTTATTACTGCCTTCATATACAAGCAAGCCCATTTCATGTGCTTTTAGATATTGCTCTGCTGCTAAGGCATGTTGCTCTAAATCGCCATATAGTAAACCAATTGCGTTGTGAATATGCGCTAACTCACCGGGGCTGCCGTCGTTTGAATAACGCTTAAGCACACCAAACATCTTACCTAATCTTATTTCAGGTGAAGTGGTTTCTGAACAGTAGTTAATTAGGCCTAAAGAAGAGCTGGTAAAAATATCGCTGTGGCGCTCGGGCGATGATAGTTCTTGGGCTTGTTGGTAGTACTTACAGCGTGCAGGGTTTTCTCTGGCGTCATAAGAAAAGCCAATTTGATAAATAGCCGATGCAAACGCATAAGAGCTTTCATCAATATTGCTTTGCATAATGGCTTTAAGCAGCATAGTTTCAGCTTCTTCGTACTTACCACGGCAAATTAAAAACTGCCCTTTGGCTACGGTTAAGGCAAAACGTTGTTGTGATGTAAGTGACTCAAGCGCAAGTGTGTCTTCAAGTTCTGGAAGTAGAGACTGATTAGGGCAATCATACGAAGGCGTGCGTACCTTTTCGATAACGGCATCAATGTTGTCGTTTGCCAACGCGCCAAAAGAAGTTAGCGCAACGCTCAAAAAAGAGAATACTGTTAAAGATAACCTTTGAAACATGAGAAATAACGTTTTTGTTTTTTCTTCATAATATCGATTTGAGCCCAGAACTACTACACGGGGCACCTAAAAGTTACGTATTTTTTGTATCTTAATGCGTCTACTATTCTCTAAAACGTTGGGCTATATAAGCATGTGTTAGGTATTTACCCTACATTGCTAATGGGTAGGCGAACCAAAACTAACCAATATAGCTACTCCAACCAAGGCAACGGCAGACCATACAATAGTTGCTTTAGTCGCCCGTTCACCAAGTACCCATGCAACCCCTAGCGACATTAATGCGCTTGTAGCAATAAGGGTTTGAACCACGGCCGCTTTCGCATAAGCGAATGCAAACATTTGTAGGTAAATAGCGGCAGTAGTGCCAAGTAACGTGGCTAACACAAAAGCAGGCCATACACGTTTTCCACTGTTGCTTTGGTAGTTAATAACGGGCATGTAGCGCGTTTTGGTTATGGCTATAAATGGCACCACAAAGATCATACCGCCAACTAATCGTAAGAACGCAGCGCTGGCAGCGTCAATTTCACCGGCACTTAAAATGTCGCGGCTAACTACGGCACCAACCGCCTGACATAACGCCGCGCCCACACCATACAAATAGCCACTGGTTGCAAACACGTGTGTAGTGCTGCGTTTGCGTACCTTTATAACCATATCTACCGAAAACAGTACTACTGCAACGCCAACCCACTGCTGCCAGGTAATCCATTCGCCAATAAAAGCCATAGCAAAAAGGGCAGTGAATAAAGGCGCAAGGGTTTCGGCGACCAACACCGCTTGGCTATCGCCAATGCTTTGTAAGGCTTTAAAAAAGCAGGTATCGCCAATGCCTATACCAATAAGCCCGCTAAGCAATAGCCACAAAATAGCATGAGTACTAAGCCCCGTTGGCTGAACCACTACTAAAACCACTGCCAAAATGGCAATAGAAATAAGCCCCTTCCAAAAGTTCATGGTAAGCGGCGAAAATGCGTTACCCGTTCCACGGAATAAACGCGCAGCAATTGCCCAACAAAGCGCTGTACCTAGCGCAGCAAAAACACCCATAAATTACCTGTTAAAACTTTGCCCAAAAACGCTGGGGCAAATAAGTAGCTTGCCAAAAAGAGCGGCTATGCTAATGCAAGGTGTGGGCGGGGTAAACTTAAATCACATCAGTAGTTTTTAACTAAATATATTGAAGCCTTAAGCAAACGTAACAGAAGGCTAAAGGCATTCGTGGCATTATGTTGGTGGTAAGATTCGTGATTAAATTAAGCGCTGTACTTAATTAAGTGGGCGTTAACCGAACTTTAAGAATAACAGTGAAGTAAAAGGAGGAGAAAAGCGTGAGCGTTGAGCAGATG includes the following:
- a CDS encoding DMT family transporter, with product MGVFAALGTALCWAIAARLFRGTGNAFSPLTMNFWKGLISIAILAVVLVVVQPTGLSTHAILWLLLSGLIGIGIGDTCFFKALQSIGDSQAVLVAETLAPLFTALFAMAFIGEWITWQQWVGVAVVLFSVDMVIKVRKRSTTHVFATSGYLYGVGAALCQAVGAVVSRDILSAGEIDAASAAFLRLVGGMIFVVPFIAITKTRYMPVINYQSNSGKRVWPAFVLATLLGTTAAIYLQMFAFAYAKAAVVQTLIATSALMSLGVAWVLGERATKATIVWSAVALVGVAILVSFGSPTH
- a CDS encoding trehalase family glycosidase, which produces MSSSSHNWRDSLSFFASDLFKHVQMAQLFPDSKTFADAIVITDLNTVLAAYEQACLDAEKSGEAVDLATFVNTHFDIPEMISATSQTKFENVADYIEHMWQVLTRTPDTEQKDSLIALTRPYIVPGGRFREIYYWDTYFTALGLIDAGRTDMAINMLVNFVDILNEVGCIPNGNRAYYYSRSQPPILALFYNLLKDALSDQQKEYVIWGLKKEYQFWMNEAGENASQKGVAQLRTVTMPCGATLNRYFDTEPTPRPESYREDIETAEHIGADKSQFYQHVRAACESGWDFSSRWLANPNSLASIRTTEIIPVDLNALLVTLEQTLASVTKGAEQARYSEASTARINAINTYLFNAEKAGYFDYHFPTQTQTDVVSAAMCVPLFVGIANEQQAEGVRAAVMNTLLKEGGVVTTSNATSQQWDAPNGWAPLQLFAVEGLRNYGFEMQAQTIMLRFCKTIERHFASSGVLLEKYNVCEPDIKAGGGEYDVQLGFGWTNGVYTRFQTYLNQ
- a CDS encoding MFS transporter, coding for MSRFMVIAAVAISYYVFAILLNSVGTVILQSINSFDISKPEASTLEGFKDLSIAIVSFLVASSIPRVGYKLSMLLGLALVAVACALTPSIASFWFIKVLFACIGTAFALVKVSVYAIIGQLSSTTKAHSSLMNTIEGIFMLGVLSGYWVFAGFIDPNNDASLSWLNVYYLLAALVGFTLIVVALAPIKPVEKAQSEGLASEFFSMLKLAYKPLVLVFIFSIFLYVLIEQGIGSWLPTFNKEVLGLPTQVSIQITSIFAIALAVGRLTAGAVLTRMNWYPFLNICLAGMATVMLLSLPLAENVADSTIASWADAPIAAFLIPLIGLMMAPIYPVLNSVMLSALPQHQHAPMTGLIVVFSALGGTTGSIVTGFIFDAVGGQQAFYLSLIPIGALVVTLFFFKRASSSLSPKGAQ
- a CDS encoding GGDEF domain-containing protein, which produces MFQRLSLTVFSFLSVALTSFGALANDNIDAVIEKVRTPSYDCPNQSLLPELEDTLALESLTSQQRFALTVAKGQFLICRGKYEEAETMLLKAIMQSNIDESSYAFASAIYQIGFSYDARENPARCKYYQQAQELSSPERHSDIFTSSSLGLINYCSETTSPEIRLGKMFGVLKRYSNDGSPGELAHIHNAIGLLYGDLEQHALAAEQYLKAHEMGLLVYEGSNKVSILISAIVSLLSSGQTDRAYQGILELGVLNSEIDTPLTNFLYQYALSIYYRKTENYNRLTYTLPDLEKASSNISSSLGELLVNWHKAEICLHDNDLTCIKQYISGIEALNDDAIPPVFRSNLDYLSFNVSMYIALQDLAKAKEAHEIYSKEVTKRREVTQDSALIIGAANLYTRIYDLESAIEQAEQQRKNTLYTAIVIFLLVSGITGYVLRRKHLARKAIDPVTLLLNANSAIARINKLDAPKKGRAIAIAIFDISNLREITRKMGSTKGDLVLRQIAQTLQNVTRGNDILGRFGTEQFILCLHNIEERSARQFFDRVQSALDNTFENDATSDHIVVESQMSVFIANEKITGLNDILDDIAMSIDMGNRSGDN